In Nicotiana tabacum cultivar K326 chromosome 17, ASM71507v2, whole genome shotgun sequence, one DNA window encodes the following:
- the LOC107832367 gene encoding transcription factor bHLH93-like, whose translation MELTQQDFLEELLAPRIESWNTFTSGVKEFFPNAWNIESSSFYQQNPEFIAQNSSLLELISPVESSFPCPSFTPQESYPFLDTFITAPAEVDSTNYIQEEYSNRAIVEEGEGVGLISTDFHGHIGLRQDSSCFNNKVKMEEATSRINIGHIPNNMGEKKSTTTRVKKVEGQPSKNLMAERRRRKRLNDRLSMLRSIVPKISKMDRTSILGDTIDYMKELIDKIHRLREDHEMEDETKDRKLLGNYKELKPNEALVRNPPKFDVERRNEETRIEICCAAKPGLVLSTVSTIEALGLDVQQCVVSCFSDFSMRASCSEATEHRTILRSEDVKQALFKTAGYGGRCL comes from the exons atggagctcactcaacaggatttttTGGAGGAATTGCTGGCTCCGAGGATAGAAAGTTGGAACACTTTTACAAGTGGAGTGAAGGAATTCTTCCCAAATGCATGGAACATTGAATCGTCCAGCTTTTATCAACAAAACCCAGAATTTATAGCCCAAAACTCTTCCCTTTTAGAGCTCATATCTCCTGTAGAATCCAGCTTTCCATGTCCTTCTTTCACTCCCCAAGAATCTTACCCTTTTCTTGATACTTTTATTACAGCCCCAGCTGAAGTTGATTCAACTAATTATATTCAAGAAGAGTACAGTAATAGAGCCATTGTGGAGGAAGGAGAAGGAGTTGGCCTtatttctactgattttcatggCCATATTGGTCTTCGACAAGATTCAAGCTGTTTTAATAACAAGGTCAAAATGGAAGAAGCCACTTCAAGAATTAATATTGGTCATATTCCTAATAATATGGGAGAAAAGAAGAGTACTACTACTAGAGTTAAGAAGGTTGAGGGGCAGCCCTCTAAAAATCTAATGGCAGAAAGGAGGAGAAGAAAACGACTCAATGACCGTCTCTCCATGCTTAGATCCATTGTTCCCAAAATAAGCAAG ATGGACAGAACATCCATACTTGGAGATACAATTGATTACATGAAGGAGCTCATAGATAAAATTCACAGGTTGCGTGAAGATCATGAAATGGAAGACGAAACTAAGGATAGAAAATTACTGGGAAATTACAAAGAGCTAAAACCTAATGAAGCACTTGTCAGAAACCCTCCAAAG TTTGATgtagaaaggagaaatgaggagACGAGGATAGAGATATGTTGCGCAGCGAAGCCTGGACTAGTGTTATCCACAGTAAGCACAATAGAAGCATTAGGTCTTGACGTGCAACAATGTGTTGTCAGCTGTTTCAGTGATTTTTCAATGCGAGCTTCTTGTTCCGAG GCAACGGAGCATCGAACAATTTTGAGGTCCGAAGACGTCAAGCAAGCTTTGTTCAAAACTGCAGGTTATGGAGGAAGATGTCTCTAG